The DNA region AGATCTCCCGCTCCCCAGAGGCGAGGCCGAGCATAAAGACCAGGGAGGAATCCTTCAGCAGGGAGATGAACTGGTTCATCAGGGCCGGCAGCACCCGGCGGATGCCCTGCGGCACCACCACAAGCTGCATCGAACTGCCGTAACTGAACCCCAGCGCCCGCGAGGCTTCCAGCTGGCCCTTCTCCACACTCTGGATGCCGGAGCGGAAGATCTCGCCGATGTACGCTGCTGCGATCAGGGTCAGTGCAAGGATGCCCAGGGGGTACGGACTCCTGGACCCCGTGAGGTCGCGGGCAATCGGACTGAGGCCGATGCCAATGACCAGGATCACCAGGATAGCGGGCAGGCCGCGGAAGAGATCGGTATAGATCCGTGCAACCCAACGGGCGGCGCCGCTGCGGGAGATGGCCATGAGAGCAAGGACCAGGCCCAGGATCGACCCCAACACGGCCGAGGACACCGCCAGCATGATGGTGTTGGGCAGGCCCACCATGATCAACGACGGCAGGACCTCGGCCATGGCACCCCAGTTGAAGAAGGTGTCGGCAAGCTGTTCCAGTGTGTCCATAGGTTCAGTTACCCAGATCAGCTCTGGGGAACCGTGACAGCCTTGCTGCCCGGCTTCCAGTCGCTCGGCATTTCGCGGTCCGGGTACCACTCCTTGGTCAGCTTGGACCACGTGCCGTCAGCAATAACGGCGTCCAGGCCTGAATTGAGTGCGTCGATCAGGGCCTTGTTGTCCTTGTTGACCGCGTACGCCGTGAAGTTCTGGGTGTTGACCACGGACTCAGCGATGACGGTGCCGTCGCCTTCCTTGACCTGGCCGGTTGCCTGCTGCGACGGAGCAACCCAGGCATCAACCTGGCCGTTGCGTACGTTGGCGTACACGGTGTTGTAGTCAGGGAAGCGGATCGGTTCCAGCTTCAGGGTGTTGGTGACGAAGTCGTCCTGGACGGTGCCCTGGACCACGCCGATGCGGAGGCTGTCATCGAGGCTGTCAAAGCCCTTGACGTCACTGTCGGTCTTGGCCACGACTGCCATGAAGCCGAAGTCGTAACCGTTGGTGAAGCCGACGTTCTCGCGGCGCTTGTCCGTTGTGGAGATGGAGGAGGAACCGACGTCGAACTGCTTGTTCTGGACCTGGGACAGCAGGGCGGAGAAGTCTGTGGCCACGAATTCAACCTCAAGGCCAAGCTTGGCGGCGATGGCGCGCAGGAGCTCGTTGTCATAGCCCGTGAATTTGCCTGAGGGGTCAATGAAGATGTTGGGCGGGGCGTCGGACAGCGTGCCGACCTCAAGCTTGCCCTCGGTGTTCAGGCCAAGCTTGCTCTTGTCGATCTGGTCCAGGGGTGTGACGTCGGCGGTGGTGTACTTGTCCAGGGTCTGCTGGTCGCTGCCGGCGAGGGCATCGGTGGGGTCTCCGCTGGGCTGCCCCGCTGTTCCTCCGCAGGCGGCCAGGGCGACAGCCATCGCAATCGCCACAGGAACGCTGGTCAGCCATTTCATGGCTTTGGTTTTCATCAGGTAGTCACTTTCGTCTGAGTCATAAGATCAACCGGGCCGCAACGCCGCGCGGTGGCGCCTGGCGTCTGTCCGGCGTTGTACGGAAGGCCGGGGCAAGGGGTGACCGCAAAACTTAATCATCTCACTTCCGAATAATCGGGCAGTTAGATGAACAACTGTCCGCCGCGATGATGGAATGGCGAATATT from Arthrobacter pascens includes:
- a CDS encoding substrate-binding periplasmic protein: MKTKAMKWLTSVPVAIAMAVALAACGGTAGQPSGDPTDALAGSDQQTLDKYTTADVTPLDQIDKSKLGLNTEGKLEVGTLSDAPPNIFIDPSGKFTGYDNELLRAIAAKLGLEVEFVATDFSALLSQVQNKQFDVGSSSISTTDKRRENVGFTNGYDFGFMAVVAKTDSDVKGFDSLDDSLRIGVVQGTVQDDFVTNTLKLEPIRFPDYNTVYANVRNGQVDAWVAPSQQATGQVKEGDGTVIAESVVNTQNFTAYAVNKDNKALIDALNSGLDAVIADGTWSKLTKEWYPDREMPSDWKPGSKAVTVPQS
- a CDS encoding amino acid ABC transporter permease: MDTLEQLADTFFNWGAMAEVLPSLIMVGLPNTIMLAVSSAVLGSILGLVLALMAISRSGAARWVARIYTDLFRGLPAILVILVIGIGLSPIARDLTGSRSPYPLGILALTLIAAAYIGEIFRSGIQSVEKGQLEASRALGFSYGSSMQLVVVPQGIRRVLPALMNQFISLLKDSSLVFMLGLASGEREIFRIGNDAMANSGNLSPLVAAGVLYLILTVPLTHFVNFIDNRLRTGRPEKKEPDELAAPIGKGAQA